atatcattcAGTATGTTAGACAAACTGTATGATGTTTTGAAGTTCAACTCTATGTACACATGTCAGAACGCCCTTTGTTTCAAAAGTGAACACAAACTCAGTTAAAGCTGAATCCATCATGTCCCAAGAGACTGTCTATgtgatagcaaaaaaaaaagaaagaaagaaaaagtaccCAAAGATTGAAAACAAGTCAACATTACCAACACAAAAGAGGGAAATTATTAAAATTGTCATAAAATAGCAACCTGACAGCCAGCATTTTCATTCCCAGTTGCTTGAGAAACATCTTTGTGCTGTTCTTCCTTACTAAGTGTGTGCTCACCATATCAATCAACTCTGCTTGGAGTGAATACCCATTCCCAATCAGAATATCAATTAGCAACCAAGGAGACAATAGTGCTACTGATGTCCAGCAAATTCTTTTCGAATAAATGCTTAAAAAAGATTTATGCTACTTGTCATTATCCGTCTGTCTCgttcaaaatgattttgatgcACCATGCGTAGCCCTATCTTCTTGCTgtgcaaaaacaacatcataGCATTTGTAGCCATAATAGTTGTGGACCTTTCTAGGTGGGCGTTTGGAAAAGGGGTAGAGTTTCTCGTACAATAGTTGCTGGCAAGAAAAAGTGTTGATAGCAGACCTTCATCTTCAGTGAAGTATTTGGTATAAGTCAAAAGGAGCAGTAAAAAATTCACAGGCTTTTGCAGCCGTATAATAACGCCTGTCCAATTAACACACAGGagatgcttttctttttttaaagagttgTATGATAAACTTTGTTATAGGTAGAGTGTACTGTCACTCAAGGATTAGGgcaaaaaggaacaaaaagtgCATGGACTCAGCAGAAAGCTAACCAATCTCCTGGTTTCCAATTGATGCTGGGGTATTATGAAGAGTTGATGATTTCAGGACCATACTTTTCTGACCAGTCTCGAGATCAGTCTCAGCAAAGTCTTTAGCCACAGCAAATGTCAATGACATGATAACAAGAATAGGCTTTGAATCAAATAAATACACGGCACAATTAACATGGTCCATTTGCAGCTGGAAATAAATGGCAGGTGCTTTGGCTGGGCCTAATAGTGGCCATAATCTAAAGTGGGCATCATGTTGTAGAGTTGAGCTGGATCTAGTGTATGCATCATTTCCCTGTCACTGGGCACAGGTGGCTTGGGTGGGGGAGGCGGCGCTGGCGGGGGCGTGACAGGGGGTTGAGGGTTACGGGGCTGGGCTGGCTTCTCCCGCTGTCTACCGGTGGGGCCGGCCTTGTTTGGCCCCGCCCAAAGGTCGATACCATGCTCCTTCTTCTTGTGGTTCTTCAGGCTGACGTTGTGCGTGAAGGAGCGATCGCAGAAGTCGCATTTGTATGGCTTTTCCCCTGTGTGCTGCCGCCGGTGGGCCAGCATGTTGTGATACTGGGTGAAGCCCCGCCCACAATCGGGGCATTGGTGGGGCTTCACCTTACGGTGGACAAGTTCATGCTTCTCTAGGCCGTGCGCCGAGAGGAATTTCTTGCCGCATATCTTGCAATCAAAGTCCCGGACACCCGTGTGGCAGCGCATGTGGGAGCTGAGACTGCACTTGAAGCGGTAGGCCTTCCCGCACACCTCGCAGATGTGCTTCAGAACCTCCCCCTGCCGCTTGGCCTGGTGCACCCGGACGTGCGCCCGGAACGCCTCTTTGGTAAACATCTTCCCGCACTCCTGGCACAGGCGGCGCTCGGCATGAACGGCAAAATGGAAGTTCTTTTGCCCCGGCCGGAACCGAATATAGTCATCGCACTGGGGGCAGTGTACCAGGGTCACCGCCCACCTGTCTATATCTTCCCACTCCTTATACGGTTTggtcttctttttcttgcccCCCtctccatcctcctcctcctcctcctcctcctcttcctctccttccTCATGTTCTTCATGGTTATTGGCATCAGCCCCGGCTCCCTTGTCCTTGTCTTCCAGGTGAGCATCCTCATCCTGCCCTTCCCCTTTGTCTGCTGGATGTTCATGCTCTTCCGTCGGCCCTGCATCCCGGCCCACCTGGCGATTATCACTGTCTCTCACACTCATGTTTGTGTAACTGTTCTCTTGCTCCGGCGGACCATCGAGGCCCATCATGTGCGAACCGGTCATGTAGGCGTCGCCCTGGTTGGGGCGCGGGGCACCCCCTCCTTCCATGCTCATGTGCATGCTCTGTCCGAGGGACTGGATCACGTTTGGATACTGTGCTCCGACCTTGCCCCACTCCCTCCCCTCCTCGTAGTGCTTCCTGTAGGCAGAGATGGGGTCGTAGCCCCTGTTGTGGGCCCAGCCCTGCTCCCCCGCCAGCAGCTGGCCGGGCACCCCGGCGCGATACATGCCCCCCGACACCTTGCTCCAGTCGTTGGAGTAGTTGTCGTGCAGATGCCGCTTGAACGGCGGCATCATCTCGTACCGGCGGGCATCCATAACATCCTGTCCGTAGGCATTGGCCATGTTCCTGTACATGTCACTTTCAGACATCCTCCGTTGGCCAGGGTCTGGAATACCTTGCTGCTCGTCACCCATGCTACTCAAGTCCTGGTACTGTTTCTCCGACCCACGTTCCTCCCCGTTGCCATCCCCACCATCTGGTCCATCCTTGGACTTCAGATACTCGGAGGGGTGGCTGCTCTCAAGGTGCTTTTTAAAGGCTGTGATGCCGTCGTAGCGCAGACAACAAATCTTGCACTCATAACGTCTGGGAAGTGCATTCCAATCTAAGTTTTTCAACGTACTCATCAGCGATGGTCTCCTAAAAGaggacagagaaagaaaaaacatgagccaatgctgaaaaaaaaagtaaaacataaacaaagagcaaaacaaaaacaaaaaaatgcatcaagGACTGTATCAAACTATGagtgggtgggggtataataAACCACTTACGGATACTTAACCCTAaacaggctgggcttttttggctatgctaaaaAGTCTTACTCTTACCCAAAGAAGTTCTCATGTCCAACCCCATATTCCAATACGAAAATTGTCCgggattttttttctaaagttaaagtacattgtagaatgctcaaatcaaaatatgactTTCTCTTGATCCAAGAaattttctcttgtctttttggaGTCAAAGATGCTATTTTCCCTCACACTACATGTACCTTTTACTTCTCTTTTACTCTTTCAATGCAGTCTTTGCAAGTGGAATATGGTTGCTTTTACTGCCAGTACATTCATCTCATCGATGAATAGAAGGACACAATGAAAACCTCCTTGTGACGGCTGCCTTTTTAAATGGCTGGATGTATTATATTATGAGGTCACGGAAGTTCAAAATCTTTTCAATGTCATTACCTGGCTAAAgaaaatactgtacgagctgaaattttcgcgaatttcgcgaatcgcctttgaaccgcgaaaataacaacgtgcgaatagataagtacagttagacctcgcaaccgcgaaattaacaacacgtgaaaatgtcctcctagtagcaattcgcgaaaatatctgtacgcaaaaatttcagctcgtacagtatgttcCATCATTCTAGAACACGAGATAGGCCAGTCTTTGACTTATCTGAGAAAACTGCAGAGAATTTCCACTCACACTTCAGTAGACTGACATAAAAGTGTCCTTTAAAAAACTTGGCCACTGGTTCTAAAGTGATCaaatactacattgtacattgtatacgtACATCATGTTCAAAGGGATATACTCATTAAAATAGTGCATGCTGGAGCATTTTCATACATATTCCAGGAAAAATTCTGGGTTGTTCTAAAGTTCTCTTAAAAGGCATGATTACAACTCATGGTGTACCACAATGCAGATATTCTAGACGGAATTTCACAGAAAATTCCAGTGCCTTTTCCAGGTGTGTACACACATCTCAAGGCGTGCAAAAGTGTGCATGGGGCCATAGGATGCTTGTGGACAAGTCCAATTATATCTGCTTTCATTCATATTCTTTTACATGACCaaggtgcccatttgaacaaagtGAGACCCTATCACCCTTGGGAAACTActtgtcaagtttggtgaaaatccatcagaATGTTGGGTTTTgaagaagctgaaaatgtaaaaagtttactcAAAAGAGATGATGCACTTGAGCCTTTGATTCAAGTGAGCTAAAAATGAAATTCTGGTCATGGTCACATGACTAAAAATTTTTTCATGTAAGTCTACCCACCAGTTTGATGACACTGTGTTAACAACTTCAAAGAACAAAGTCTCTTATAAAACACATTCCACTCACAATTTTGCTCCAGCCAATCACAGCCTGATAGTGGATCACCTTCCTTTCCTACAAGTGTACTTCTGaaaaacttcaaagaacagAATTTGGATCCCTACCTTTCTAATGCCCATGAAAGGttattttgaaaaacaatttaGACGTGCATGCATTGCTGGTGTCGTGAAGGCTGGTTTTGCTCAGCTACTGATCAACTGACCTTCCACCCCTCCGGGccacttgaactttgacctttgctTCCTGCTTCTCCTCCTTGCCCTCTGCTGGAGGCTCCTCAAGTTGCGGCTGGACCTCTGGTTTTGGTTTGGGCTTGCGACCTCTCTTCTTCTTTGGCACTGGTTCTGGCGGTGGCGGCGCTGGCTCCTCCCTCACCTGCTTGGCTGCGCGGGAGATGCGGGGAATCCGGGGGCTACGTGGCGTCTTCGGCGTGCGGGGCGTCTTCGGCAGTTTGGGGCTGGAGCTACTACCCATCACCTTCCGTGGCTGGCGAGACTTGCGCTTGTTTCGGATGGGCGGTGCAGACTAGACAAGAGAAGATTAACATGATTAAGCACTAAAACATGCGACATATCACAAGATCAACAAAAGAATACCAGCATCAATGAAATTCAGTCAGACTGCAATGTGCCCATAAAGTCAGGCAAGGGGATAGAGTTTATTACAAAGACAGGTACATGCAATAAAGTCAGCCGAATATGTACACGTGCTGGTGGAAgtttaagtacaatgtacatttaataTGCAAGTTTGAATGTACGAGGCAACATTACTTGAAGGCTTCCTTTGATTTTCCAGCCATTATCAAATTTTTACCTGACGAGACGATTCTTTCTGTACACTGTATCTTTCCACGGAACATATTGCTCTTTCACCTGAATACCAAGGACATTGTTGGTAATGTTATGA
The DNA window shown above is from Diadema setosum chromosome 22, eeDiaSeto1, whole genome shotgun sequence and carries:
- the LOC140245255 gene encoding uncharacterized protein encodes the protein GEEGEEGEEGEEGEEEAEEEEEDGDDDDDEAEEDRIKETQILVAKIEHDIQGLRFQAKQRGHLLSDVHRYGAQHQQRKLEQELRQQSSPHPPSLPHQHQQQLQATELRQPSEEGKIIERPVSIKLRLRTRSTSPKAQQTPIVPLKSRRVKMRPLRIGNQLARWEAWKERLAVKMDRDLAKIFMDHMDKTYFQQFLPPPRTPRGQKRKKKEAKRGRKAKKPKKLKAVEEPEDWADCYLDDDLDDLYDDAAVEEPGDYDYHPSYGSDFKPHKSAPPIRNKRKSRQPRKVMGSSSSPKLPKTPRTPKTPRSPRIPRISRAAKQVREEPAPPPPEPVPKKKRGRKPKPKPEVQPQLEEPPAEGKEEKQEAKVKVQVARRGGRRPSLMSTLKNLDWNALPRRYECKICCLRYDGITAFKKHLESSHPSEYLKSKDGPDGGDGNGEERGSEKQYQDLSSMGDEQQGIPDPGQRRMSESDMYRNMANAYGQDVMDARRYEMMPPFKRHLHDNYSNDWSKVSGGMYRAGVPGQLLAGEQGWAHNRGYDPISAYRKHYEEGREWGKVGAQYPNVIQSLGQSMHMSMEGGGAPRPNQGDAYMTGSHMMGLDGPPEQENSYTNMSVRDSDNRQVGRDAGPTEEHEHPADKGEGQDEDAHLEDKDKGAGADANNHEEHEEGEEEEEEEEEEDGEGGKKKKTKPYKEWEDIDRWAVTLVHCPQCDDYIRFRPGQKNFHFAVHAERRLCQECGKMFTKEAFRAHVRVHQAKRQGEVLKHICEVCGKAYRFKCSLSSHMRCHTGVRDFDCKICGKKFLSAHGLEKHELVHRKVKPHQCPDCGRGFTQYHNMLAHRRQHTGEKPYKCDFCDRSFTHNVSLKNHKKKEHGIDLWAGPNKAGPTGRQREKPAQPRNPQPPVTPPPAPPPPPKPPVPSDREMMHTLDPAQLYNMMPTLDYGHY